A portion of the Novosphingobium sp. KA1 genome contains these proteins:
- a CDS encoding integrase arm-type DNA-binding domain-containing protein: MLTDTQCKNAKGKEKAYKLSDAGGLHLHVSPAGHRSWRHKYRYGGKEQLRTLGSYPDLSLREAREQRDADKRLLRQGKDPITEAKRAVLANRLAATDTFELLAREWHAKQKSRWKAVHAEDVIESLERDVFADLGALPVTSIDTAQVQATLKKVEDRGAIETAHRLCQRISAIFTYGIGEKRVVTDPAATVAKILKAKPPTRRWPAETQIKKVREVLKIVEDAEVTPVVKLASRFLALTAQRPGMIRWARWDEIHNFDPEAEESPDALWIVPAAKMKQEISQRHDDAFDHPVPLAAAAVDVLREAWKFSSGSAYVFPGQHSIQKPMSENALSYLHLREGLRGRHVPHGWRSSFSTVMNEWVIEHGGPRDPLIIDLMLAHIPTGISASETRYNRAGYVNRRRWLATIWSEMLLEGANPVGDIVQGRRRRKV, from the coding sequence ATGTTGACGGACACGCAGTGCAAGAATGCCAAGGGTAAGGAGAAGGCCTACAAGTTGTCGGACGCGGGAGGACTGCACCTCCATGTGTCCCCCGCTGGCCATCGCTCTTGGCGCCACAAATATCGTTATGGCGGCAAGGAGCAGTTGCGCACGCTCGGCTCGTATCCCGATCTGAGCCTGCGTGAGGCACGTGAGCAGCGCGATGCTGACAAGCGCCTGCTCAGGCAGGGCAAGGATCCCATTACGGAAGCGAAGCGGGCGGTGCTCGCTAATCGACTGGCAGCGACCGACACCTTCGAACTGCTTGCCCGGGAATGGCATGCAAAGCAGAAGTCCCGTTGGAAGGCGGTCCATGCCGAGGACGTCATTGAGAGCCTGGAGCGCGACGTGTTCGCTGATCTGGGTGCTCTGCCCGTCACCTCGATCGATACCGCCCAGGTTCAGGCGACGCTGAAGAAGGTTGAGGATCGCGGGGCCATCGAGACCGCGCATCGCCTGTGCCAGCGCATCTCGGCCATCTTCACCTATGGCATCGGCGAAAAGCGTGTCGTGACCGATCCGGCAGCCACCGTCGCGAAGATCCTCAAGGCCAAGCCGCCGACGCGGCGCTGGCCCGCCGAGACGCAGATCAAGAAGGTGCGCGAGGTGCTGAAGATTGTCGAGGATGCCGAGGTGACGCCGGTCGTCAAGCTGGCATCGCGCTTTCTGGCGCTCACCGCGCAGCGACCGGGCATGATTCGCTGGGCTCGCTGGGACGAGATTCATAATTTCGATCCGGAAGCGGAAGAGTCTCCTGACGCACTCTGGATCGTGCCAGCGGCGAAAATGAAGCAGGAGATCTCGCAGCGTCACGACGATGCCTTCGATCATCCGGTCCCGCTTGCGGCGGCGGCTGTTGATGTGCTGCGCGAGGCCTGGAAGTTCAGCTCGGGCAGCGCATATGTGTTCCCGGGCCAGCACTCGATCCAGAAGCCCATGTCCGAAAATGCGCTGAGCTATCTGCATCTGCGCGAAGGTCTGCGCGGCCGCCACGTGCCCCATGGGTGGCGTTCGTCTTTCTCGACCGTTATGAATGAATGGGTAATCGAGCATGGCGGGCCGCGTGATCCCCTGATCATCGATCTCATGCTGGCCCATATCCCCACGGGCATTTCGGCTTCGGAGACGCGCTATAACCGGGCCGGCTATGTCAACCGCCGCCGTTGGCTCGCGACGATCTGGTCGGAAATGCTGCTGGAAGGTGCGAACCCGGTCGGTGACATCGTTCAAGGTCGGCGCCGGCGTAAGGTCTGA
- a CDS encoding very short patch repair endonuclease, with protein sequence MADIVDAETRSRMMSGIRGKNTKPEMTVRRALHAMGYRYRLHARELPGKPDIVFRRRRLAIFVHGCFWHRHTDPSCNLARMPKSRIEFWEPKLEGNRARDEANVAALKAMGWKVLIVWECQIKNLEPLKNLLQHFIHTADDSGKHSP encoded by the coding sequence GTGGCCGATATTGTGGACGCTGAAACCCGCTCCCGGATGATGTCCGGGATCAGGGGCAAGAACACAAAACCGGAGATGACTGTTCGGCGCGCTCTTCACGCGATGGGTTATCGCTATCGGCTGCATGCCCGCGAACTACCGGGAAAACCCGATATAGTGTTTCGCCGTCGCCGGTTGGCCATCTTCGTTCATGGCTGTTTTTGGCACCGCCATACAGATCCATCCTGCAATTTGGCGCGGATGCCGAAGAGTCGCATTGAATTCTGGGAACCTAAACTCGAGGGCAATCGCGCTAGGGACGAGGCCAACGTGGCGGCGCTCAAGGCGATGGGATGGAAGGTGCTGATTGTTTGGGAGTGCCAGATTAAAAATCTGGAACCATTGAAGAATCTTCTACAGCATTTCATTCACACCGCAGATGATAGCGGAAAACATTCACCCTAA